Proteins from a single region of Phycisphaerae bacterium:
- the lpxB gene encoding lipid-A-disaccharide synthase, which yields MTVPESDKDAKPSCSPPARPRIFISAAEPSGDRHAAGLVREIRRLCPKAHLFGVAGPAMQAAGCLAIDDLTSKSAMLVGALRLLRHARRLMRQISRILAATPVDLAIVVDSPALHLPMAKRLRKAGCPVLYYIAPQLWAWAPWRIRRLRRRVNRVAAILPFEEGYFRQRGVDARYVGHPLVEQLADYNPDHTLLAAMRQAGSPVVTCLPGSRSHVIQEVLPGQIEVARTIAEHHPRAVFLFAAADARASAIIREFLPTDNLNCRVEIGHLPEMLSASDLALCASGTATLEVACHGVPMIVMYNGSKWGYRLVGRHLITTPHLSLVNILAGRRIVPEFMPYYDSTEPIAAEALDILANPARQEAIKTDLARIVNSLGTSRAAEQAARMAVEMIGSEPAASYNNSDAG from the coding sequence ATGACCGTGCCCGAGTCCGACAAAGATGCCAAACCATCGTGCTCCCCGCCGGCCAGACCCAGAATCTTCATCTCGGCGGCTGAACCGAGCGGCGATCGCCATGCGGCCGGTCTGGTCCGGGAAATTCGCCGTCTTTGCCCCAAGGCCCACCTTTTCGGCGTCGCTGGACCGGCAATGCAGGCCGCAGGCTGCCTGGCTATTGACGATTTGACGTCAAAATCAGCCATGTTGGTCGGTGCCCTCCGACTGCTGCGCCATGCGCGGCGGCTCATGCGCCAAATCTCCCGAATACTTGCGGCCACCCCGGTCGATCTGGCTATCGTCGTGGACTCTCCAGCGCTGCATCTTCCGATGGCTAAAAGACTTAGAAAGGCCGGATGTCCCGTCCTGTACTATATCGCCCCACAACTGTGGGCTTGGGCTCCCTGGCGGATTCGCCGCCTCCGACGCCGTGTGAACCGGGTCGCAGCCATCCTGCCCTTTGAAGAAGGCTACTTCCGACAGCGAGGCGTCGACGCCAGGTATGTGGGCCATCCGTTGGTCGAGCAGCTTGCCGACTACAACCCGGATCATACGCTGCTTGCGGCCATGCGCCAGGCCGGTTCGCCCGTCGTCACGTGCCTGCCGGGGTCGCGGTCCCATGTGATCCAGGAGGTGCTCCCAGGCCAAATCGAGGTGGCCCGAACCATCGCTGAGCACCATCCCCGCGCCGTATTCCTCTTTGCGGCCGCTGATGCCCGTGCCTCGGCCATCATTCGTGAGTTCCTGCCCACCGACAACCTCAACTGCCGCGTCGAGATCGGTCATCTGCCCGAAATGCTGTCCGCCTCCGACCTGGCCCTCTGTGCTTCAGGCACAGCTACTCTCGAAGTGGCCTGCCACGGGGTCCCGATGATCGTGATGTACAACGGATCCAAGTGGGGCTACCGCCTGGTCGGGCGACACCTCATCACTACGCCTCATCTTTCCCTGGTGAATATCCTCGCCGGCCGTCGAATCGTGCCCGAATTCATGCCCTACTATGATTCCACCGAGCCCATCGCCGCCGAAGCCCTCGATATCCTCGCCAACCCGGCTCGACAGGAAGCGATCAAAACCGATCTGGCCAGGATCGTGAATTCCCTGGGCACCTCGCGGGCAGCCGAGCAAGCCGCCCGCATGGCCGTGGAGATGATCGGCTCTGAACCGGCTGCGTCGTATAATAATAGTGACGCGGGCTGA
- a CDS encoding squalene/phytoene synthase family protein: MHPSRLWRRAWNDATLRSSVRRTRRRQPAVVRAVRYANVFGLTTWDWRPRLTHNSLQNACWGFCAGILPDVSRSFALIIPQCPEPLDRAMCVAYLICRLADTVEDEAALTDEQRALLYDILLAAVDAPDEPALAEEFRRRWPAIPADEYGRLVEGTPLVLAAYATLPAELRGPIRTCVHDMIGGMRSMGVVEYRNGVGFVCRDMADLERYCHHVAGTVGIMSTALFEERLRQGGFAADAEWREDGRRLGLGLQMTNIIKDCRVDAERKVSFIPADFVDWAGSAYRLAPRRKAELFGCCIGHLDAGLRYTLAVPTAESGIRIFLLGSLLPAIATLEVAAPGTETHPRIDRAKMGEIVALITSQTAENQALRNWYTAHRKRTLNLLFA; encoded by the coding sequence ATGCACCCTTCCCGGTTGTGGCGTCGTGCCTGGAATGACGCTACACTACGAAGCAGTGTGCGGCGCACGCGGCGGCGGCAGCCGGCGGTGGTGCGGGCGGTCCGGTACGCCAACGTATTCGGATTAACGACCTGGGATTGGCGTCCACGATTGACTCACAACAGCCTACAAAACGCGTGTTGGGGTTTTTGTGCGGGCATACTGCCCGACGTTTCCCGTTCGTTTGCCCTGATCATTCCGCAATGTCCTGAGCCGCTGGATCGGGCGATGTGCGTTGCGTACCTGATCTGTCGGCTGGCGGACACCGTCGAGGACGAAGCGGCTCTGACGGACGAGCAGCGGGCGTTGTTGTATGACATTCTGTTGGCGGCGGTCGACGCTCCGGACGAGCCGGCTCTGGCGGAGGAATTCCGTCGTCGGTGGCCGGCCATCCCTGCCGATGAATATGGCCGGCTGGTGGAGGGTACGCCTCTTGTCCTGGCGGCATATGCGACTTTGCCGGCGGAGCTGCGCGGTCCGATTCGCACGTGCGTGCATGACATGATCGGCGGCATGAGGTCGATGGGAGTAGTGGAATACCGCAATGGGGTGGGCTTCGTCTGCCGGGACATGGCCGACCTCGAGAGGTATTGCCACCACGTCGCGGGGACGGTCGGCATCATGTCCACCGCTCTCTTCGAGGAGCGCCTACGGCAAGGAGGGTTCGCAGCGGATGCGGAATGGCGCGAGGATGGGCGCCGTTTGGGGCTGGGGCTGCAGATGACCAATATCATCAAAGACTGCCGTGTCGACGCCGAGCGAAAGGTCAGCTTCATTCCTGCGGACTTCGTGGATTGGGCGGGATCGGCCTATCGTTTGGCCCCGCGGCGGAAGGCGGAGTTGTTCGGTTGCTGTATCGGGCACCTCGACGCGGGCCTTCGGTACACGCTGGCGGTTCCGACGGCCGAGAGCGGTATTCGCATTTTTCTGTTGGGTTCGTTGCTGCCGGCCATTGCGACGCTGGAGGTCGCAGCACCGGGAACCGAAACCCATCCCAGGATCGACCGGGCAAAGATGGGGGAGATTGTCGCTCTCATTACCAGTCAGACCGCCGAGAACCAGGCGTTGCGTAACTGGTACACGGCCCACCGCAAGCGAACGCTGAATCTGTTGTTTGCGTGA
- a CDS encoding methyl-accepting chemotaxis protein, whose product MKLRSKIVSLGVTGVFLTAAVLVVLVLVQKGRVRTQLVEELDKQARNECAAVAKGVYQMLRAQQASLNLKLESDLKVAGRVLRQAGEITFAPEKVTWDAVNQLTKQPTKVELPKMMVGQNWLGQNFDSKQPAPVVDEVKSLVGGACTIFQRMNEAGDMLRACTNVTAADGKRAISTYIPAVEPDGKPNPVVTTVLQGKTYVGRAFVVNAWFHTAYEPIFDANKNVIGALFVGVPQESVKEVRDSIMKTVVGKTGYVYILGGTGDQKGKYIVSLGGKRDGENIWEAKDADGHLFIQSIINKALVLKDDNCDFERYPWKNEGDVTARYKIAAISYFQPWDWVIGAGAYEDDFQDAIASMDRALMSMLYWTIGGAVLTFVLCGLLSGFSAHRIVTPLRRAAAALQDIAQGEGDLTRRLEVHTSDEVGDVAKWFNTFVEKLQRIIGEIAVSARTLAGSSTELSATATQLASGAEETTAQSATVAAAAEEMATNMNNMAASTEEMSANVKTVAAAIEEMTASIGEVARNAEQAATVASQAAQLAAVGNENISQLGTAADEIGKVIGVIQDIAEQTNLLALNATIEAARAGDAGKGFAVVATEVKELAKQTAEATEDIRKRIEGIQSSTGSAVQSINEISGVIAKVNEVSSTIASAVEEQSTTTKEIAQNIGQTASAAETVSQGVAQSAAVSKEITKNIAGVDQAAKQTAQGAAQTQAAGNDLSKLAEQLQGLVGQFKV is encoded by the coding sequence ATGAAACTAAGGTCAAAGATCGTATCGTTGGGTGTCACGGGTGTTTTCTTAACGGCCGCCGTGCTGGTGGTTCTCGTGCTGGTGCAGAAAGGCCGGGTGAGAACTCAGTTGGTGGAGGAATTGGATAAGCAGGCTCGCAACGAGTGTGCCGCCGTCGCCAAGGGCGTGTATCAGATGTTGCGGGCCCAACAAGCGAGCCTGAATCTGAAGCTTGAAAGCGACCTCAAGGTGGCCGGCAGAGTGTTAAGGCAGGCAGGCGAGATCACGTTTGCCCCGGAGAAGGTTACCTGGGACGCGGTCAATCAGTTGACGAAGCAGCCGACGAAGGTCGAACTACCCAAAATGATGGTTGGGCAGAACTGGCTGGGACAGAACTTTGACTCCAAGCAGCCCGCGCCCGTCGTCGACGAAGTCAAGTCGCTGGTGGGTGGGGCGTGCACGATATTTCAGCGGATGAACGAGGCCGGCGACATGCTGCGCGCCTGCACCAACGTGACTGCGGCAGATGGCAAGCGGGCGATCAGCACGTACATTCCGGCGGTTGAGCCTGACGGCAAGCCCAATCCGGTGGTTACCACGGTGCTGCAAGGCAAGACATATGTCGGGCGGGCGTTTGTGGTCAATGCCTGGTTCCATACGGCTTATGAACCGATCTTCGATGCGAACAAGAACGTGATAGGCGCCCTGTTTGTCGGTGTTCCACAGGAAAGCGTCAAGGAGGTCCGCGACAGCATCATGAAGACCGTTGTCGGCAAGACCGGCTATGTCTACATCCTTGGCGGCACGGGCGATCAAAAGGGCAAGTATATCGTTTCTCTGGGCGGCAAGAGAGACGGTGAGAACATCTGGGAGGCCAAGGATGCGGACGGGCATTTGTTCATCCAGTCGATTATCAACAAGGCGCTGGTGCTGAAGGACGACAACTGCGATTTCGAGCGATATCCCTGGAAGAACGAGGGGGATGTTACGGCCCGGTACAAAATCGCGGCCATCAGTTACTTCCAGCCCTGGGACTGGGTCATTGGGGCAGGCGCTTATGAAGACGACTTTCAGGATGCCATTGCGAGTATGGACCGGGCCCTGATGTCCATGCTGTACTGGACGATCGGCGGGGCGGTGTTGACGTTCGTTCTGTGCGGGCTGCTGTCGGGCTTCTCGGCTCACCGGATCGTCACTCCGTTGCGGCGGGCAGCGGCGGCATTGCAGGACATTGCCCAAGGCGAAGGCGATCTGACCCGTCGTCTGGAGGTTCACACGAGCGACGAGGTTGGAGACGTGGCCAAGTGGTTCAACACGTTCGTGGAGAAGTTGCAGCGGATCATCGGCGAGATTGCGGTCAGCGCCAGGACGCTGGCCGGCTCATCGACGGAGCTGTCGGCCACGGCCACCCAGTTGGCCAGCGGTGCGGAAGAAACGACGGCGCAGTCGGCGACGGTGGCCGCCGCCGCCGAGGAGATGGCGACCAACATGAACAACATGGCCGCGTCCACCGAGGAGATGTCGGCCAACGTCAAGACGGTTGCGGCAGCCATCGAGGAGATGACCGCGAGCATCGGCGAAGTGGCCAGGAACGCGGAGCAGGCCGCGACGGTGGCCAGCCAGGCGGCGCAACTGGCCGCGGTGGGCAATGAGAACATCAGCCAATTGGGTACCGCCGCCGACGAGATCGGCAAGGTCATCGGGGTCATTCAGGATATTGCCGAGCAGACGAACCTGCTGGCCCTGAACGCGACGATCGAGGCGGCCCGCGCTGGGGATGCCGGAAAAGGTTTTGCGGTCGTGGCCACCGAGGTCAAGGAACTGGCCAAGCAGACTGCGGAAGCCACGGAAGACATTCGCAAGCGAATCGAAGGGATCCAGTCGTCCACCGGCAGTGCGGTGCAGTCGATCAATGAAATCAGCGGCGTGATCGCCAAGGTCAACGAGGTGTCGAGCACGATTGCCTCGGCGGTCGAGGAGCAGAGCACCACGACGAAGGAGATTGCCCAGAACATCGGCCAGACGGCCAGCGCGGCGGAGACGGTGTCGCAAGGAGTCGCTCAGTCTGCCGCGGTGAGCAAGGAGATCACCAAGAACATTGCGGGCGTGGACCAGGCCGCCAAGCAGACGGCGCAGGGTGCGGCGCAGACTCAGGCCGCAGGCAATGACCTGTCGAAGTTGGCCGAACAGTTGCAGGGCCTGGTGGGGCAGTTCAAGGTCTAG
- a CDS encoding methyl-accepting chemotaxis protein, whose translation MLKNVKIGTKLVGGFVLVALLLAGIWGTGVWGLTKVGHDLRVVSDQCLPSVDGLGTVAKSLESVRVAQRTLLSTHLSAEDWKRQIDNINKANEGYAASWKTYENLPKTAEEAELCKQFAEAEKAWRESSESFLKAATDLKAKDIGDPAVLLASIQQFTGDHYKLVMNLQSLVYNNEAFEGGHDPAACNFGKWMASLKTANPELKKILADVQEHHNAFHGCVAKIRDLVAKADKEGAAKILHGEMANAMKEVFGEFANMRAEAQKSVDFYNTMHDLAMVECRAKQEAVLKPLSRLIELNSTRAEAQSAQGKANSRLAMVTSGVGALIGVGLTLALGFSLTRGITRPLKQAVGLAKGISEGDLTQRLSLNQEDEVGQLVTAMNGMAARLCEIMHDMNEKGSMLSCAAIELSATSTRLASGAEETTAQSATVAAAAEEMATNMNSMAASAEEMSNSVKAAASAVEEMTASIGEVARNAEQAATVAENAAVLAKASNESISNLGAAADEIGKVIEVIQDIADQTNLLALNATIEAARAGEAGKGFAVVATEVKELAKQTAEATEDIRRRIEGIQSSTVSTVESIGQISGVIAKVNEVSRTIASAMEEQSIATKEIASNVSQTAVASGNVSAGVTQSAAASREITENIAGVDLAAKQTAEGAAHTHAAGAQLQKVAEELQRLVGQFNIGQTEFSAAPIKAAHSEWKRKLAELLAGQASLDPSEVTDHHSCQFGKWYFGEGMQRFGHLSSFKSIDAQHAEVHRVAKEIAHSYKEGHKNKAAEQFREFYALTAELFAKLDRFEEEAKRGAAVSV comes from the coding sequence ATGCTCAAGAACGTGAAGATCGGAACCAAGCTGGTTGGCGGGTTTGTGCTTGTTGCTCTTCTGCTTGCAGGCATCTGGGGTACGGGCGTTTGGGGGCTCACGAAGGTGGGGCACGATCTGCGCGTAGTCAGCGATCAGTGTTTGCCGAGCGTTGACGGCCTGGGTACGGTCGCGAAGAGCCTCGAGTCCGTGCGTGTTGCTCAGCGGACGCTGCTGAGTACTCACCTGAGTGCGGAGGATTGGAAGAGGCAGATCGACAATATCAACAAGGCTAATGAGGGTTACGCGGCGTCCTGGAAGACCTATGAAAACCTGCCGAAGACCGCGGAAGAGGCGGAGCTGTGCAAGCAGTTTGCCGAGGCTGAAAAGGCATGGAGAGAATCGAGTGAGAGCTTTCTAAAAGCCGCTACCGATCTCAAAGCCAAGGACATCGGTGACCCAGCCGTTTTGCTTGCCAGCATTCAGCAATTCACGGGAGACCACTACAAACTGGTTATGAACCTTCAGAGCCTGGTATACAACAACGAGGCGTTCGAGGGAGGGCACGATCCGGCGGCGTGCAATTTCGGCAAATGGATGGCTTCACTGAAGACTGCGAACCCGGAGCTCAAGAAGATACTTGCCGACGTGCAGGAGCATCACAACGCTTTTCACGGCTGCGTGGCGAAGATACGAGATCTTGTGGCCAAGGCCGATAAGGAAGGGGCGGCGAAGATTCTCCACGGCGAGATGGCGAATGCGATGAAGGAGGTTTTCGGCGAGTTCGCAAACATGCGGGCCGAAGCACAAAAAAGCGTTGATTTCTACAATACGATGCACGATCTCGCCATGGTTGAATGCCGAGCCAAGCAGGAGGCCGTGCTCAAGCCGCTGTCGAGGCTGATCGAGTTGAACAGCACAAGGGCCGAGGCGCAAAGCGCCCAAGGCAAAGCGAATTCGCGGTTGGCCATGGTTACATCGGGGGTGGGCGCCCTGATCGGCGTCGGCCTGACGCTGGCCTTGGGCTTCAGCCTGACTCGCGGAATCACTCGCCCGCTCAAGCAGGCGGTAGGTTTGGCGAAGGGCATTTCGGAGGGTGATCTGACTCAGCGACTCAGCCTGAATCAGGAGGACGAGGTGGGTCAGTTGGTCACGGCGATGAACGGCATGGCGGCTCGGTTGTGTGAGATCATGCACGACATGAACGAGAAGGGAAGCATGTTGTCTTGCGCGGCTATCGAGCTCTCCGCCACCTCCACTCGGCTGGCCAGCGGAGCGGAGGAAACCACGGCGCAGTCGGCGACGGTGGCCGCTGCCGCGGAGGAGATGGCGACCAATATGAACAGCATGGCGGCTTCCGCGGAGGAGATGTCCAATAGCGTCAAGGCGGCGGCAAGCGCGGTGGAGGAGATGACCGCCAGCATCGGCGAGGTGGCCAGGAACGCCGAGCAGGCCGCCACCGTGGCCGAGAATGCCGCGGTTCTCGCGAAAGCCAGCAATGAAAGTATCAGCAATCTGGGGGCCGCGGCAGACGAGATCGGCAAGGTCATTGAGGTCATTCAAGACATCGCGGACCAAACCAACCTTCTGGCTCTTAATGCGACGATTGAAGCGGCAAGGGCGGGCGAAGCCGGCAAGGGCTTTGCGGTGGTCGCCACCGAGGTCAAGGAACTGGCCAAGCAGACCGCGGAAGCCACGGAGGATATTCGCAGGCGGATCGAGGGCATCCAGTCGTCGACCGTCAGCACAGTCGAGTCGATCGGGCAGATCAGCGGCGTGATCGCCAAGGTGAACGAGGTTTCGCGGACGATCGCGTCAGCGATGGAGGAGCAGAGCATCGCTACAAAGGAGATTGCCTCAAACGTGTCTCAGACGGCCGTAGCCTCGGGCAATGTGTCTGCAGGCGTGACGCAGTCGGCTGCCGCCAGCCGTGAGATTACCGAGAACATCGCGGGCGTGGATCTGGCGGCGAAACAGACCGCTGAAGGGGCGGCGCACACTCATGCGGCGGGAGCGCAACTTCAGAAGGTGGCCGAAGAGTTGCAGCGGCTTGTCGGACAATTCAACATCGGCCAGACCGAATTCAGCGCAGCCCCTATCAAGGCGGCCCACAGTGAGTGGAAACGCAAACTGGCCGAGTTGCTAGCCGGACAAGCGTCGCTCGATCCGTCGGAGGTCACGGATCATCATAGTTGCCAGTTTGGGAAGTGGTATTTTGGCGAGGGGATGCAGCGATTCGGACATCTTTCTTCGTTCAAGAGCATCGACGCACAACACGCGGAAGTCCATCGAGTGGCCAAGGAGATCGCGCATTCCTATAAGGAAGGACACAAGAACAAGGCGGCAGAACAGTTCCGCGAGTTTTACGCACTGACGGCCGAGTTGTTTGCCAAGCTTGACCGATTTGAAGAAGAGGCCAAGCGAGGGGCCGCCGTTTCGGTTTAG
- a CDS encoding Gfo/Idh/MocA family oxidoreductase produces the protein MQRIGKFTRRDFLAESSKTAAALSVGSLFLGQTAASAARTFGANETIRVGVIGAGGQGTSDCAAVCGADNVVCVALCDVAEFRLAEATARITKAMESKGHKNVKIDHYADYRQLLDRGDIDAVIIATPDHWHRLPFLASVEAGKHIYQEKPFSFTYEQGMEMVAAAEKKPELVIQIGTQRRSDYNNAKAKQLLDDGVIGEVKFVRAKDCRNFVTGRDPFAPRDVQGKIDWDKFQEPCNHKVPYDPWRYFAWRWFWDYAGGLVTDVGVHVIDIVHYYMDNPVPRSAVCNGGVYGLDYWETPDVVNAVWEYDGFSLNFVSNFTNGFEGDGLTLFGTKGTIDIRGSHIRVYSEGQADKPIHEFAKEGPAHQHNWVECMRTGKKPNAPVQLGFSSLLPSHMANIAYRSGRKVAWDPQARKIVPWEPSSRKQS, from the coding sequence ATGCAACGCATCGGTAAATTCACGCGACGTGATTTTCTGGCCGAGTCATCGAAGACGGCCGCAGCCTTGAGCGTGGGTTCGCTGTTCCTGGGGCAGACGGCTGCCTCGGCGGCCCGAACCTTCGGGGCCAATGAAACGATCCGGGTCGGCGTCATCGGGGCCGGCGGACAGGGCACGAGCGACTGCGCGGCGGTTTGCGGGGCGGATAACGTGGTATGCGTAGCGCTTTGCGACGTAGCCGAATTCCGTCTGGCCGAGGCAACCGCCCGGATCACCAAGGCGATGGAAAGCAAGGGGCACAAGAACGTCAAGATAGACCACTACGCGGACTACCGGCAGTTGCTTGATCGCGGGGACATCGATGCGGTCATCATTGCGACGCCGGATCATTGGCACCGCCTGCCGTTTCTGGCTTCGGTGGAGGCGGGCAAGCACATCTACCAGGAGAAGCCCTTCTCGTTCACCTATGAGCAGGGGATGGAGATGGTGGCCGCCGCGGAGAAGAAGCCCGAATTGGTCATTCAGATCGGCACGCAGCGGCGAAGCGACTACAACAACGCCAAGGCCAAGCAACTCCTCGATGACGGTGTGATCGGTGAGGTCAAGTTCGTGCGGGCCAAGGACTGCCGGAACTTCGTGACCGGCCGCGATCCGTTTGCGCCTCGCGACGTCCAGGGCAAGATTGACTGGGACAAGTTCCAGGAGCCATGCAACCATAAGGTGCCTTACGACCCGTGGCGGTACTTCGCGTGGCGATGGTTCTGGGATTACGCCGGCGGCCTGGTCACGGACGTCGGCGTCCATGTCATTGATATTGTTCACTACTATATGGACAACCCCGTTCCCAGGAGCGCGGTATGCAACGGCGGGGTGTACGGGCTCGATTACTGGGAGACGCCCGACGTGGTTAACGCCGTCTGGGAATATGACGGCTTCTCGCTGAATTTCGTGAGCAATTTCACCAACGGTTTTGAGGGCGACGGCCTGACGCTGTTCGGCACGAAGGGAACCATCGACATTCGCGGTTCACATATCCGCGTGTATTCCGAAGGCCAAGCCGACAAGCCCATTCATGAATTCGCCAAGGAAGGGCCGGCTCACCAGCACAACTGGGTGGAGTGCATGCGGACCGGTAAGAAACCCAACGCCCCCGTCCAACTCGGCTTCAGCTCGCTGCTGCCGTCACACATGGCGAACATCGCTTACCGGAGCGGCCGGAAGGTTGCCTGGGACCCGCAGGCCAGGAAGATCGTTCCCTGGGAGCCGTCCTCCAGGAAACAATCGTGA
- the tsf gene encoding translation elongation factor Ts, whose amino-acid sequence MAEITAAMVKDLRERSGLPMMDCKRALEEASGDATKALELLRKRGAAAAEKKAGRAMGEGRMGMYVDPAKGVAALAELSCETAPVGRNPEFIALANKIAKHAALTGNADAATIGAEQFVDDPSQTVQDLLIDVLNRIRENMKIARVARVRGRAAGYVHHDGKLGVLLVVEGSGGSEALLNDLCMHIAAMAPKALRREDLPAELVEKEKEIQRAQIIASGKPENMVDKILIGKMNRYFSEQVLLEQPFVKDDKKTVGKVLEEAGLKAVTFLRMQVGGA is encoded by the coding sequence ATGGCTGAGATTACCGCAGCAATGGTCAAAGATCTGCGCGAGCGCAGCGGTTTGCCGATGATGGACTGCAAGAGAGCGCTGGAGGAGGCCAGTGGCGACGCCACGAAGGCGCTGGAACTGCTTCGTAAGCGGGGGGCGGCCGCGGCGGAGAAGAAGGCAGGCCGTGCCATGGGCGAGGGGCGCATGGGCATGTACGTCGACCCGGCCAAGGGGGTCGCGGCCTTGGCTGAACTGAGCTGTGAGACGGCACCGGTGGGCAGGAACCCGGAGTTCATCGCGCTGGCCAACAAGATTGCGAAACACGCGGCCCTAACGGGCAATGCGGATGCAGCGACCATCGGAGCCGAGCAATTCGTCGATGATCCGAGCCAGACCGTACAGGATCTGCTGATCGATGTTCTGAACCGAATTCGGGAGAACATGAAGATTGCCCGGGTGGCGAGGGTCCGGGGGCGTGCCGCCGGCTATGTGCATCACGACGGCAAGCTGGGTGTTCTGCTGGTTGTTGAAGGCTCCGGAGGCAGTGAAGCCCTGCTCAACGACCTCTGCATGCACATCGCGGCAATGGCTCCCAAGGCGTTGCGACGCGAGGACCTGCCGGCCGAGTTGGTTGAAAAGGAAAAGGAGATCCAGCGGGCCCAGATCATTGCTTCAGGGAAGCCGGAGAACATGGTCGACAAGATTCTCATCGGGAAGATGAACCGCTATTTCAGCGAGCAGGTTCTGCTCGAGCAGCCCTTCGTGAAAGATGACAAGAAGACTGTCGGCAAGGTCCTTGAAGAGGCCGGTCTTAAGGCGGTCACTTTTCTCCGCATGCAGGTAGGCGGTGCGTGA
- the rpsB gene encoding 30S ribosomal protein S2: MASEFVRKLIDSGIHFGHRTSAWNPKMRPYIFGTRNQIHIIDIRETIKGILCAKKFVANVVAKGQDVLFVGTKRQARYAVMDAAKRTGMHYVSERWLGGTLTNYRTIRSRLARLEELEAIEAEGMAGKYSKKMIATLTRERRKIKRNLEGIRSMTKLPGVVVVIDVRREYIACLEARKLKIPVIGLLDTDSDPDYVDIAIPGNDDAMRAIELVCEAMVEAIEEGKRARPAEGAGEAAATRGTAGAKRSSRAAAPAEEAGESTAQEGDEAASGQPVTDSAVAST; the protein is encoded by the coding sequence TTGGCGTCAGAGTTCGTTCGTAAGCTCATCGATTCAGGGATCCATTTCGGTCATCGGACGAGTGCCTGGAATCCCAAAATGCGTCCATACATCTTCGGGACGCGCAATCAGATCCACATCATTGATATTCGCGAGACGATCAAGGGCATTTTGTGCGCCAAGAAGTTCGTCGCGAATGTTGTTGCCAAGGGGCAGGATGTTCTGTTCGTGGGGACTAAGCGTCAGGCCCGCTATGCCGTGATGGATGCCGCCAAGCGCACCGGAATGCATTATGTGTCGGAGCGATGGCTGGGTGGGACGCTGACCAACTACCGGACGATTCGTTCGCGGCTGGCTCGGCTGGAGGAATTGGAGGCGATTGAAGCGGAGGGGATGGCGGGGAAGTACAGCAAGAAGATGATTGCGACGCTCACGCGGGAGCGACGGAAGATCAAGCGGAACCTGGAAGGCATCCGGAGCATGACGAAGCTGCCGGGCGTTGTGGTGGTGATCGATGTTCGGCGCGAGTATATCGCCTGTCTTGAAGCTCGCAAACTCAAGATTCCCGTGATTGGCTTGCTTGATACAGACTCGGATCCCGACTACGTGGATATCGCGATACCGGGTAACGACGACGCGATGCGAGCGATCGAGCTGGTTTGCGAGGCGATGGTAGAGGCGATTGAGGAGGGTAAACGGGCACGGCCCGCGGAGGGTGCCGGCGAGGCTGCCGCAACCCGGGGGACTGCGGGTGCGAAACGATCGAGCCGCGCAGCGGCGCCGGCCGAGGAGGCCGGCGAGTCTACCGCGCAAGAGGGCGACGAAGCCGCGAGCGGCCAGCCGGTGACGGATTCGGCCGTGGCCTCGACATAG